The region GGGCGTAGTTTGCCCACATCGTCTCGTATCCCTTGAGCTGGTAGGCGGCTTTGAGCATCTGGTACGGGCTGAACACCTGGATCGGTGGTACGTAAAGCCGCACCAGGTCCCTGGTCGTGCGCGCCAGCCGGGTCGATTCTTGCGGCGTGTATCCCTGGTCCATGTACCGACGGTATAACGCCAGCATTGCCCGACCGTGCAGCAGGCCAACATGACCAGCGAAGGAACGGTGCAGGCGATCATACATGGCGTTCATGCTGGCCTGGTAGGGTAGCGTATAGAAGAGTCGAGGGATTTCGCCTCGGGATTCCGCCTGACGGGCCGCCCAGAGGAGCGCTGCCTCCGTTTTGCCGCTGCCTGTGGGAGCGACCAATAGGGCGGAGCCCTCTGTGGATGCCGCCCTCCGTTGGTGCTCGTAGAGTTGTTCCATGCCGATGTCGGCGGCGGCGAGAACGCTCTGTCGGACGATGGGGGCAGGTTTGAACGTTCCGGCGTGAGCTGAGGCCGTGTGATCGGCCTGCACCAGATACCCTCGCAGGAGAATGCCCATCAGCCGCCGTGGGATGTCGGGATCCCAGCTCAGATCATCCACCAGACGGAGGCATCGATCGAGCCAGCGGGAAGTGATGGATGCGCCATATTCCAGCACGTGGGCTGTGGCCTCGTCACCGGGCGGGGGGTGTGGAAGGCTCACGCCGAATCGATCCATGCCTAACTCCGCCACCCACGCCGGGGCGATCTCTGTCAGCCAGAGCCACAGACCATATACCGTCGTCTCGTCCAGTTCCTGGACCAATCCGACGAAGGGATCATCTTCCTCGTCTAGATCTGTGGGGTAGAGCGATTCGATCTCCGCCAGGTCTTTGTGGTGTGAGGCGATGCTGGCCGCCAGCCAGATGGCCTCCTCCTCTTCCCAGTCGGCGGAGATCCAGTCCACAAAAGCCAGAGAGAGGACCTCATGCCGGTGGGGCCATCTCCTTGCTTTCCCACGGAGCACGGCCTGGAAGCTGTGGGTGGCCTTCCCCCAATCGTGCAGGAAGGCCGTCCAGAAGAGCAGGTGCCACAGGTTGGGCCGGGAGATCTCGTCCGGTAGGCCGGGGCGTAGGCGGGCAAGCTCCGCCAATCTGGAGAGGATCTCCCACGTGTGCTCCGCCAGTGTTTCTCCCGAAGTTTCCCCTGACTTCGGGCTCTTGGCCCAGATGGAGTCCAGCCAGTCAGGCCATGCGGACGATGCTCTCATCTTCTCCCACCCACGAGTGAAACGCCAGTCCCAGCTTGTCTCCTTTCACTTCCTCCGACGTGGGATCGACCCAGAAGGAAAGAGGGTCCTCGCCGGCGAAGCGGAGGAAATCGTGGCTGTGGACACGTCGGTGGATGACCACGTAGCGACCGAATGTGGGAAACCGATTCCGGGAGTAGTCCAGGAATCGGGGCATCAACACCACGAAACCCGATGCCGTCCGCCTGGCGAAGGAGTAGGGTGCCAGTGTATGCTCGAAGTAAGCGTGGTCAGCCCGCTCCAGCTCCACGATCTCGACATCCGTGTACGTGAACAGATCCTGGGATCGCCCCAGGGCCACCGGGTAACGAGGGTGACGAAAGGCCTCAGCCCATTCGGGTTTGTTGACATAAAGCATCATTTTGGGCTTGAAAAGCAGGCCCCGGCGGAAAGGGGCTACTTTGCCCTCGTTCACTTTGGGCAGATTAGTGCCGGGCAACTTCCCAGCCGCGGGCGTCAAGACATGGGTGTGCTCGATGTCCTCGAACTTCGCCTGGTAGGTGAAGTGTAGGGCGAATTGGACGCCGTCCGGATCAAACCATTTCCCCAGGACGCTGCATATATGCCCGTAGATGGTGGCCGGCGGCGGCATCTCGAAGGTCGGCTGAACTTCTTGCATGAAGTGTGGATAGCGGAAGGAGGTGATGAGCCCTTCCGCCGTGATTTTCAAGACCCGCATGGTGAGCCTCCTGTCTGAGGTAGCGAGGAGGTCACGCTAGCCACGACTTGTGTTCGGCGCTTTTCAGCTTTTCCGCCAGGGCCAGGAAGGCCTCCCTCGGATGCATGATGTGGATGCGATCGGCCCAGGCTGCAAGATCCCTACCTTCTGCCAGGGCTTCCTCGAATCGCTCGCGCTCCTCGTCCAGGTATCCACGCACCCAGCCGACGTAGATGTCGGAGAGGATATCGTCCTGGAAGACTCCCAACGCCTGTTTCAGGGCGTCGATCTTCACCATCGGGCGGTTTTTGGCATCGGCGCCGATCACGTGCCCGAAGATGTGGTTGCCGCCCCGGGTCACGGCCGCAAAGGCGAGCACCGGGCTCACGTCGGTATAGTGAAGCGTCTGCTTAGCGCCGCCTTCCAGATGGGCTAAGCCCTCCAGCAGAGCGGTGATGCGCTGAACGCGCTCTTCGGCGGGAAGCCGGAAGGCCTTTTCGTCCTTCAGGTGCTCCAGACCCTTTTCCTCGGCCATCTTCTTGCGCGCGTCGTCCAGATTCAGAAAGCCGGTCTTGCTGTGGTAGGTGAAAGTCCCGGCGGCGTGCAGGTCCAGGGAGAAGAGCCCTTTTAGCGTCGCCCGATAGAACTGATGCTCGTGGGGAACGGGGTCCCCTTCGTGTCGAGACATGACGCCGAAATCGTCCACCACCGGAGCCGGTGCGATGGAGACCAGCGTACTCACCCGAAAGGGAGAGACACGGGTGATGGTCTCCGCCGTGGGAGTCTCCATAGCTCGGCTCTCATCCGCCTCTCGTGCTGCCACAGCGGACGCTTTCTTGGAGGGCGCGCGCATGTAGCCGAAGAGGTCGTCGTCCCAGTACAGGATAGGGTTGCCATCGGTATAGGCGACCTTCTGTTCCCGGAAGATGGGGGCCGCTCGCCAGCCCCAGGGGCCGTTCTCCAGCGTTCGGCGCAGCCAGTAGCGGAAAGCTTGCGCGGAGACATAGGGATAGGCGCCCTCCCGGGTTCGAATCATCTTGACGCCGACGGTATTGTCCGTGCGCGCTCCAGGGATCTGTCCCAGGTTGTTCAATGCGGACGCAGGCGCGTCGATCAGAAACATGCCGGTCAGGAAAGCCATCGGTGACCTCCTCGAAGAGTGAATCAGCGAGTCAATGGGTTGTGCGTTGGTGAATCCACGATGAAGGTGTTTGTCCTATTCAGCTTCCGGTTCCGACGTCTCTTCCGGCAGCACATCCGCGTGGGCCTTGAGCCATCCGCGATTGTACAGCTGTTCGATCATGCGGATGAGTACCAGGTCCCGGGCCAGGCTCCAGTCGCTGTAGGGCAGGTCCTCCCCCTCTTCGAAGATCGTGATGAATTGATCGAAGGTGATGAGGGGCGGCTTGCCCTGCTTGACCTGAGCGGCGCTCGCTTTGATAAGCGCCGTTCGCAGGTATTCGTATCGCCCGACAGTGAGGAAGGCTCGGAAGAACCGTCGGTCGTTCTCCTGATCGACGTACTCGGCCAGCGTATCGCCGAGCTCTCGAATCCGTTCAATCCGCTCTCTGTCCATGTGCATCACCTTTCTCAGGAAGAGATCGAGCATGCTCCAAGATACCAGGTCGGCTTCTTCTCGCAGAGAGTACCCAGATCGTGGATCTCCCTTGCGCACGTTTCGCTGCGGGATGCGGAGGAAGTAAGTTCGAATGAAGAATCGGGCGTTCTCCGGTAGACGGAGAAGGTCTTCGTAGAAGACGTTGTAGCGTGGCTCCGGCGTGACGGGCGACTCTCCTTTTCGTCTACGCCTGGCTTGAGTGATCTCCCACCCGCGATGTACGAGCCTGTTCCATGTTTCTCGGTAGTTGGTAGCCGTGGCCGTCCGGATGAAGTCCAGGGTTTCCATGGGCAGATGGTAGATGTCGAGGTCAACGCCCTGGCCGCTGTTGGAGAAATGATAAGCGGTTACGGATGCCGGGGTATCTTCCCTCGCTGCTTGAGCTCGTTCTCTTTCCAGCTTGATCAGGGTCTCGATGAAGAGCGTGGCGGTGCGGTGAGGCGCCTCGGGCAGTTTCTTCTCGCCCGCGTCGCGGGCGAGTTGAATGGCTCGTAAATTGTGTTGCAAGAACTCCCAAGCGAAGCGGTAAGTGATCTCCGGATCATCGGAATGCACGGCCAGTAGCCTGCCCTGGGACTTGGCGCATCCCAGGGGCAGAGCTTGTAGCGCCAGGAGTGCTTCGCCCGATACGGGCAGTCCTGCATCGCCGTAGGGAAAGAAATTGATGACGCCTTCGCCGGTGATGAGGGGAATGTGCTGACGATAGGTTCTACCCGGTGGGAGCTTGCCTTTGACGTCCAGGGGAATGCCCGCGGCCGGTTTGCCCGTGAAGATGCCGGGTATGTTCAGTTTCGGTGCATCGGGACGGTAGGCTCCCAAGACTCGCTCGGCGTAGATCTCTCGCTTTTCCGGGGCCTTGTTGTAGGCGGGCTGCGTGAAGCCGGAGTTGGGAAACGCCACCGTCAGAAATGATTTCAGCGGATCGACGACGTAGTTCTCCCTCATGTACACCGCGATCGCATCGAGGTCCGCCTCGGTGAGCTGTGTAGGGTCTCGCTTGTGGGCAAAGGCGGCGATGGTCGCTATGCCCACGTCTACCAGGGGATGGCCCGTGTATTCCAGCATATCTGTTGTCTCCTGCTGCTTTGTGGCTCACGAGCTTTACTTTACCAGGCCTCTAGGGGCGTCACGACGGAGGAAATGCCGATCCGCGTCAGAGGTTTTTCCGATTTGATGGCTATCCGCGCCTACGCCGCGCGGTGTCCCGCACCTCCTGCAGGTTCAGGATCTCGGCGATCTCGAAGCGGGGCGGGACGACGCGATTGCCCTGGGCGTCCACCACGGGACGCAGACGTATGGCCGGTGGAAAGTAGCCCATGCGGCCGTGGAGCTCAGCGAGCAGGACGACGGCGATGTAGTTGAGCGATGGCGGGTTGATGAGCAGAGGCGTCGTCTGCCATTCCGTTGGGGTGAGGCCGGCCTGGTCGGCCATGGCGACGACCTGAGGGACCAGCGGCTGTTGGGGGTCGATCTGGCTGTTGATGGCGATAACGCGCTCGATCTTCTGGTCCGTGAGGGCTTCGATCTGTTCGAGATGCTCCGGAGTCAATGGGTGAGCGAAGTTGAGAAGGATCATGAGAGCAACTCCTCGTGGAGAGTGATCGTCACCGGGTGAGGTACTGGTCTTTCAGCATAGTTGGCTGCACTGGACTAGGCATAATCTTCCGGTGTTGCTGCTAAACCGGCTCGCACTGGGTTGGCGTGGATATAAGCGATCTTCTCTAGCAGTTTATACTTGGTATAGATGTTGAAGTCGTATCCTGCTCCGGGTTGCCAGATCTGATATCGCCAGTTGCGACGGCGAGGTTTGTTCTCAGGCT is a window of Chloroflexota bacterium DNA encoding:
- the cas3 gene encoding CRISPR-associated helicase Cas3', with protein sequence MRASSAWPDWLDSIWAKSPKSGETSGETLAEHTWEILSRLAELARLRPGLPDEISRPNLWHLLFWTAFLHDWGKATHSFQAVLRGKARRWPHRHEVLSLAFVDWISADWEEEEAIWLAASIASHHKDLAEIESLYPTDLDEEDDPFVGLVQELDETTVYGLWLWLTEIAPAWVAELGMDRFGVSLPHPPPGDEATAHVLEYGASITSRWLDRCLRLVDDLSWDPDIPRRLMGILLRGYLVQADHTASAHAGTFKPAPIVRQSVLAAADIGMEQLYEHQRRAASTEGSALLVAPTGSGKTEAALLWAARQAESRGEIPRLFYTLPYQASMNAMYDRLHRSFAGHVGLLHGRAMLALYRRYMDQGYTPQESTRLARTTRDLVRLYVPPIQVFSPYQMLKAAYQLKGYETMWANYAQAAFIFDEIHAYEPKRLALILETVAYLREHLGARFLVMSATLPAPVRQRVAQALGDPIRISAAPSLFQMFTRHQVRILPGELLDDHGLDAIVETFQAGRSVLVTCNTVARAQAAHQALIDRLPQTRPEDIILIHGRFNARDRLVKEQGILEATALHQHPKRPVLVVSTQVVEVSLNIDLDTIFTDPAPLEALVQRFGRVNRGRRMPLAPVHIFELPDDGQHIYDPAMVQAALDILTREAAGRSLNEGLVQTWLDETYTGDVLLQWEQQYVQAAGEFRRISLDQLHPFRSDPALEDAFYKLFDGLEVLPQGLVDAYEAHLEDDDPLAASQLLVPISWGRYHALANEGRIRPAGDGLPPIVEAYYDSEIGLDPEREPENEEEWL
- the cas5 gene encoding CRISPR-associated protein Cas5; the protein is MRVLKITAEGLITSFRYPHFMQEVQPTFEMPPPATIYGHICSVLGKWFDPDGVQFALHFTYQAKFEDIEHTHVLTPAAGKLPGTNLPKVNEGKVAPFRRGLLFKPKMMLYVNKPEWAEAFRHPRYPVALGRSQDLFTYTDVEIVELERADHAYFEHTLAPYSFARRTASGFVVLMPRFLDYSRNRFPTFGRYVVIHRRVHSHDFLRFAGEDPLSFWVDPTSEEVKGDKLGLAFHSWVGEDESIVRMA
- the cas7i gene encoding type I-B CRISPR-associated protein Cas7/Cst2/DevR; the protein is MAFLTGMFLIDAPASALNNLGQIPGARTDNTVGVKMIRTREGAYPYVSAQAFRYWLRRTLENGPWGWRAAPIFREQKVAYTDGNPILYWDDDLFGYMRAPSKKASAVAAREADESRAMETPTAETITRVSPFRVSTLVSIAPAPVVDDFGVMSRHEGDPVPHEHQFYRATLKGLFSLDLHAAGTFTYHSKTGFLNLDDARKKMAEEKGLEHLKDEKAFRLPAEERVQRITALLEGLAHLEGGAKQTLHYTDVSPVLAFAAVTRGGNHIFGHVIGADAKNRPMVKIDALKQALGVFQDDILSDIYVGWVRGYLDEERERFEEALAEGRDLAAWADRIHIMHPREAFLALAEKLKSAEHKSWLA
- the cas8a1 gene encoding type I-B CRISPR-associated protein Cas8b1/Cst1 — protein: MLEYTGHPLVDVGIATIAAFAHKRDPTQLTEADLDAIAVYMRENYVVDPLKSFLTVAFPNSGFTQPAYNKAPEKREIYAERVLGAYRPDAPKLNIPGIFTGKPAAGIPLDVKGKLPPGRTYRQHIPLITGEGVINFFPYGDAGLPVSGEALLALQALPLGCAKSQGRLLAVHSDDPEITYRFAWEFLQHNLRAIQLARDAGEKKLPEAPHRTATLFIETLIKLERERAQAAREDTPASVTAYHFSNSGQGVDLDIYHLPMETLDFIRTATATNYRETWNRLVHRGWEITQARRRRKGESPVTPEPRYNVFYEDLLRLPENARFFIRTYFLRIPQRNVRKGDPRSGYSLREEADLVSWSMLDLFLRKVMHMDRERIERIRELGDTLAEYVDQENDRRFFRAFLTVGRYEYLRTALIKASAAQVKQGKPPLITFDQFITIFEEGEDLPYSDWSLARDLVLIRMIEQLYNRGWLKAHADVLPEETSEPEAE